The following are encoded in a window of Balaenoptera ricei isolate mBalRic1 chromosome 1, mBalRic1.hap2, whole genome shotgun sequence genomic DNA:
- the SZT2 gene encoding KICSTOR complex protein SZT2 isoform X4, producing the protein MASERPEPEVEEAGQVFLLMKKDYRISRNVRLAWFLNHLHQTVQATPQELLLQSEQELEVLSVLPPGWQPDEPVVPRPFLLVPSTRVTFLAWQYRFVIELDLSPSTGIVDDSTGEILFDEVFHALSRCLGGLLRPFRVPGSCIDFQPEIYVTIQAYSSIIGLQSHQVLVQGCLLDPSQREVFLQQVYEQLCLFEDKVATMLQQQYDSQSQAEDQSPDSGEPPGRKVGVSMVTADLGLVSMIRQGILALQLLPSNSSAGIIVITDGVTSVPDVAVCETLLNQLRSGTVACSFVQVGGVYSYDCSFGHVPNVELMKFIAMATFGSYLSTCPEPEPGNLGLTVYHRAFLLYSFLRSGEALNPEYYCGSQHRLFNEHLVSASSNPALALRRKKHTEKEVPADLVSTVSVRLREGYSVREVTLAKGGSQLEVKLVLLWKHNMRIEYVAVAPWPLEPEGPRGTRVEVTMEGGYDILHDVSCALRQPIRSLYRTHVIRRFWNTLQSINQTDQMLAHLQSFSSVPEHFTLPDSTKSGVPLFYIPPGSTTPVLSLQHSGSDSSHAQFAAYWKPVLSMDANSWQRWLHMHRLVLILEHDTPIPKHLHTPGSNGRYSTVQCRISHSSLTSLLRDWSSFVLVEGYSYVKLLSSAPDQPPSSFYMIRIISKAPCMVLRLGFPIGTPAQARHKIVSDLQEEILRLRFPHRVQSKEPTPKVKRKGLGGAGGANSPSKSPPMLGPQQALSDRPCLVVLHKPLDKLLIRYEKLPLDYRAPFLLTLEPPGPLPLVSGRSASSSLASLSRYLYHQRWLWSIPSGLAPALPLSAIAQLLSILTEVRLSEGFHFACSGEGIINMVLELPIQNEPPGQAAVEERHTCVVQYILFPPHSTSTKDSFSTDDDNDVEVEALEGDSELNLVTEVWVEPQYGRVGPGPESWRHLQDLAYSEIPRALHPRDAACIGSMLSFEYLLQLCQSKEWSPLPPEPRVSDGLDQGGDACVHEIPFHFDLMGLLPQCQQIQMFFLLLSREPEGVPLAEGPCPANDMVLCLLHSCLGQELSDRELPLPAADQAAFLREVLRRSCHSPRPEGPPLGDCGILKDQAGGSAQASGDSVLPTRSLGPSETLGPVNSAQPPQWRCYARLVTPQHVFLTFLPATFSDVQHLAACGLEGPSQEETKSKFEDCSGAPSLKDLGGTGVRATKSQVPILSVTPASDSAQNPGELSPPFHRDLPAYTGRQASQTEGADGPRTRCPVYIYSCSLEALREQMDSAPRPACPLLSLDGAQAQGGSYPLCLAAGACTAMLRPWAVPELAASTERDLAGHADSSGRLIETEDLSEPEFQSTRVPGHPDPGLEISLTDVCQLRGEAHDALHSLIQEKFLEISGLYFRTVPSNPHYFFYCPPSSRREDEGPRDTGDRKVSDLEFSEAELMGEEGDTSACCVVTESDPELEVEYLESREPDLGPAGLDSASLSDADTVNPDEDSFSILGGDSPTGPESLAHDLPPLFLHLTCSVRLRGQHSSVPVCSLPTCLGQVLSSLEGPPIGGRVLLRDLSVTLDVFVLTLPLEVELPPTSDPQHHRSTSESSTSFPRSPGQPSDDGLGPPLPPPGEDRHPGLSNLATPHRLAIETTMSEIRWLLEDEMVGALRRGGLPQSPALHRAAAHIHSSLGRSTCLRQTLPLSFVFGPERSLTQFKEEFRRLHLPGHVLLEDADSGFFFVAVGQEPGGSRGEPPSAAWAWHSQEDRAEGVEGEALTASPQAPGSPEDSEGPLLISLPSLPQRGSQPGPSRGLSLMSSQGSVDSDHLGYDGGSSGSDSEGPSETPGEKAPFTLRTPPGPAPPQPSLAGLPGPCLPDFWLIVRVLQDRVEVYAHARSLIREDGGPGTECRHLQQLLVRRVGEICREVNQRLLLQDLHDSHVCNSLLVAESEEDLWRSETPFHSRQRVPLPSDDYAADESCGPRGYLAATMQFVPGHFSCDVVWGTVIRVHSRLKMGPSMGVSRAIQALRSVLNAFSVVNRKNMFVYQERATKAVYYLRLLETSCSERPWDGDALPPSLALSRSQEPIYSEEASGPRSPLDMASSRGSDAARPVGQVDRHIQLLVHGVGQAGPEITDELVRVLRRRLDEATLDVITVMLVRNCKLTPADVEFIQPPGSLPSEVLHLALPPSCRPWLPALAWYLRQNLLIFLHSPKYTDSNSRNHFQHPLPPQGGLPDLDIYLYNKPGGQGTGGKGVACITLAFVDKEGAPISLASWPPSSPGPPDPLQEEEFEQLTQVTRCPVVPDNSSAPNGAPRLRLDVWEKGNISIVQLEEKLRAAARQSLADAIMELRLLPASLCTEDTSPGSLKSGSLETKSPAGRASIFPPGPGPRPGEPVTPPSKAGRRSFWDMLSKTECGDLGSPKTTDDIVLDRPEDTRGRRRHKTESVRTPGGTERAAGPESGAQRQRRRTTQLEEGEAGTLQPVFALVAQRWMEFMVQMGCASVSRSSTHMVSRFLLPSVLSEFTTLVTSMAGDTSVRIFEQHLASEPEIFSPCSLGQLGPTPRPAAERHLLLLGRNFSQWRRPTQQAAKAVQRFEPGGDGSLGRNAPRQRFLLLEVMDKKLQLLTYNWAPDLGAALGRALVRLVQWQNARAHLIFCLLSQKLGLFHHYGQLDFPVRDAKVPAAQEPNPFLLPTMEAETLIRSASPPLSREQGRLSGSSRGGGPLALDTFPFDEALRDITAARPSSSLGPVPRPPDPVTYHGQQFLEIKMAERRELERQMKMENLFVTWQQRSAPASMPISAGELETLKQSSRLVHYCATALLFDPAAWLHGPPETSGPLEGQRRHRPESGSGSREASASCDSSDGPPPGAREEPWLKELSLAFLQQYVQYLQSMGFVLVPLRPPSPARSTSRLRAMAILGTEGRGSFSCPKAKTEGSPKSTGSPVTTYHLQRALPGGIILMELAFQGCYFCVKQFALECSRIPMGQAVNSQLSMLFTEECDKVRDLMHVHSFSYDFHLRLVHQHVLGAHLVLRHGYHLTTFLRHFLAHHPDGPHFGRNHIYQGTLELPTPLIAAHQLYNYVADHASSYHMKPLRMARPGGPEHNEYALVSAWHSSGSYLDSEGLRHQDDFDVSLLVCHCAAPFEEQGEAERHVLRLQFFVVLTSQRELFPRLTADMRRFRKPPRLPPEPEAPGSSAGSPGEASGVGLAPGPAPLFPPLAAEVGVARARLAQLVRLAGGHCRRDTLWKRLFLLEPPGPDRLRLGGRLALAELEELLEAVHAKSIGDIDPQLDCFLSMTVSWYQSLIKVLLSRFPQSCRHFQSPDLGTQYLVVLNQKFTDCFVLVFLDSHLGKTSLTVVFREPFPVQPQDSESPPAQLVSTYHHLESVINTACFTLWTRLL; encoded by the exons GTGCTGGTCCAGGGCTGCCTTTTGGACCCTTCCCAGCGGGAGGTGTTCCTGCAGCAGGTGTATGAGCAGCTCTGTCTCTTTGAGGATAAGGTGGCCACCATGCTGCAGCAGCAGTATGATTCCCAGAGCCAG GCAGAGGACCAGTCTCCAGACTCAGGGGAGCCCCCAGGTCGGAAAGTGGGAGTCTCCATGGTGACAGCTGATCTTGGACTGGTCAGTATGATTCGTCAGGGCATCTTGGCACTGCAGTTGCTGCCGTCAAACTCCAGTGCAG GTATCATTGTGATCACAGATGGGGTTACCAGTGTCCCTGATGTTGCTGTCTGTGAGACGTTGCTGAACCAGCTTCGCAGTGGCACTGTGGCTTGTTCCTTTGTGCAG GTAGGAGGAGTTTATTCTTATGACTGTAGTTTTGGCCATGTGCCCAACGTGGAACTGATGAAGTTCATCGCGATGGCAACATTTGGCTCCTACCTGTCCACTTGTCCTGAGCCCGAGCCAGGCAACCTGGGTCTGACTGTCTACCACCGGGCGTTTCTCCTCTACTCCTTCCTGCGCAGTGGGGAAGCCCTGAACCCTGAATATTACTGTG GCTCTCAGCACCGCCTGTTTAATGAGCACCTGGTCTCCGCAAGCAGCAACCCTGCCTTGGCCCTGCGCCGGAAAAAGCACACTGAGAAGGAGGTGCCGGCTGACTTGGTCAGCACCGTGTCTGTGCGGCTTCGAGAGGGCTACAGTGTCCGAGAGGTCACACTGGCCAAAG GAGGGTCCCAGCTGGAGGTGAAGCTGGTGTTGCTGTGGAAACACAACATGCGCATCGAGTATGTGGCTGTGGCACCCTGGCCCCTGGAGCCTGAGGGCCCTCGAGGCACCCGGGTGGAAGTGACAATGGAAGGTGGCTATGACATCCTGCATGATGTGTCCTGTGCGCTAAGGCAACCCATTCGCTCGCTGTATCGGACCCACGTTATCCGGCGGTTCTGGAACACGCTGCAGAG CATTAATCAGACGGACCAGATGCTAGCCCACCTTCAGTCCTTCTCCTCAGTCCCGGAACATTTCACGCTTCCCGACAGCACCAAGAGCGGAGTGCCTCTCTTCTACATCCCGCCTGGCTCCACCACCCCG GTGCTCTCCCTTCAGCACAGTGGTTCCGACTCCTCGCACGCCCAGTTCGCTGCCTACTGGAAGCCAGTGCTGTCCATGGACGCTAACTCTTGGCAGCGTTGGCTGCACATGCATCGCCTGGTGCTAATCCTGGAACATGACAC GCCAATCCCCAAGCACCTGCACACCCCGGGCAGCAATGGCCGCTACAGCACCGTCCAGTGCAGGATCTCACACTCCTCGCTGACCTCCCTGCTCCGTGACTGGAGCAGCTTCGTGCTAGTCGAGGGCTATTCCTATGTGAAGCTGCTCTCCAG TGCCCCAGACcagcccccctcctccttctACATGATCCGCATCATTTCCAAGGCCCCGTGCATGGTGCTCCGCCTGGGTTTCCCCATCGGCACGCCAGCACAGGCTCGGCACAAG ATCGTGTCAGACTTGCAGGAAGAAATCCTGCGCCTACGTTTCCCCCACCGGGTGCAAAGCAAGGAGCCAACACCCAAGGTGAAACGAAAAGGGCTGGGGGGCGCCGGTGGGGCCAACTCTCCCTCCAAGTCCCCCCCCAtgctggggccacagcaggcCCTGTCTGATCGGCCCTGCCTTGTGGTCCTGCATAAGCCACTGGACAAGCTGCTCATCAG GTATGAGAAGCTACCGCTGGACTACCGGGCACCCTTCTTGCTGACACTGGAGCCACCAGGGCCACTGCCCCTGGTGTCGGGCCGCTCAGCCTCTTCTAGCCTAGCGTCGCTATCCCGCTACCTCTACCATCAGCGCTGGCTCTGGAGCATCCCATCAGGACTGGCCCCCGCACTGCCGCTCAGCGCCATCGCCCAGctcctctccatcctcactgA AGTCCGGCTCTCGGAAGGGTTCCACTTTGCCTGCAGCGGGGAAGGAATCATCAACATGGTCCTGGAGCTTCCAATTCAG AACGAGCCCCCGGGGCAGGCTGCAGTCGAAGAGAGGCACACGTGCGTCGTCCAGTACATCCTCTTCCCCCCGCACTCTACCTCCACCAAGGACAG CTTCTCAACAGATGATGACAACGATGTGGAGGTGGAGGCCCTGGAGGGAGACTCGGAGCTCAACCTGGTCACCGAGGTGTGGGTGGAGCCACAGTATGGACGAGTGGGACCTGGCCCTGAGAGCTGGAGGCACCTCCAGGACTTGGCATACTCTGAGATCCCTCGAGCT CTCCACCCTCGGGATGCTGCCTGCATAGGCTCCATGCTGAGCTTTGAGTACTTGTTACAGCTGTGCCAGAGCAAGGAGTGGAGTCCCCTGCCCCCAGAGCCGAGGGTCTCTGACG gatTGGACCAGGGAGGAGACGCCTGTGTCCATGAGATCCCTTTCCATTTTGACCTAATGGGACTGTTGCCGCAGTGCCAGCAGATCCAGatgttcttccttctgctttccaGAG AGCCAGAGGGCGTCCCTCTCGCCGAGGGGCCCTGTCCCGCCAACGACATGGTGCTGTGCCTGCTGCACAGCTGCCTGGGGCAGGAGCTGAGTGACCGGGAGCTCCCGCTGCCCGCCGCCGACCAGGCCGCCTTCCTGCGCGAGGTGCTGCGGAGGAGCTGCCACAGTCCAC GTCCAGAGGGGCCACCATTGGGGGACTGCGGGATCCTGAAGGATCAAGCAGGCGGCAGCGCCCAGGCCAGCGGAGACTCAGTTCTTCCCACCCGG AGTCTAGGCCCTTCTGAAACTCTCGGGCCTGTCAATTCTGCCCAGCCCCCTCAGTGGCGCTGCTATGCAAGGCTTGTGACCCCCCAGCATGTGTTTCTGACTTTCCTCCCTGCGACCTTCTCAG atGTCCAGCATCTGGCTGCCTGTGGCCTGGAGGGACCCTCTCAAGAGGAGACAAAGTCTAAGTTCGAGGACTGCAGTGGGGCTCCCAGCCTGAAAGATCTGGGAGGAACTGGGGTCAGGGCAACAAAGTCCCAGGTCCCCATCCTCAGTGTCACCCCAGCCAGCG ACAGTGCCCAGAATCCAGGAGAGCTGAGCCCACCCTTCCATCGGGACTTACCAGCTTACACTGGGCGCCAGGCTTCACAGACAGAGGGTGCAGATGGGCCCCGGACCCGGTGTCCTGTCTACATCTATAGCTGTTCCCTGGAAGCGCTGAGGGAGCAGATG GACTCAGCTCCTCGACCAGCCTGCCCTCTCCTCAGCCTGGATGGAGCCCAGGCACAAGGAGGCAGCTACCCACTGTGCCTTGCTGCAGGAGCATGCACAGCGATGCTACGTCCGTG GGCTGTTCCGGAGCTTGCAGCAAGCACAGAGCGTGACCTTGCAGGACATGCTGATAGCAGTGGACGCCT CATAGAGACCGAGGACCTAAGCGAGCCTGAGTTTCAGAGCACCCGTGTCCCTGGCCATCCAGACCCTGGCCTGGAGATATCTCTGACAGACGTCTGCCAGCTCAGAGGAGAGGCACACGATGCCCTGCATAGCCTCATCCAG GAGAAGTTCCTGGAGATCAGCGGTCTGTACTTCCGCACAGTGCCCTCCAATCCCCACTACTTCTTCTATTGCCCTCCATCCAGCAGGCGTGAG GATGAGGGCCCCCGGGACACAGGAGACAGAAAAGTCAGTGACTTGGAGTTTTCAGAGGCTGAGCTCATGGGAGAAGAAG GAGACACATCTGCCTGCTGTGTCGTCACCGAGAGTGACCCAGAGCTGGAGGTGGAATACCTCGAGAGCCGTGAACCAGACCTGGGGCCTGCTGGGCTGGACTCCGCCTCATTGTCAGACGCAGATACCGTGAACCCCGATGAAGACTCCTTCAGCATCCTGGGGGGCGACTCACCCACGGGGCCCGAGAGCCTGGCACATGACCTGCCACCACTCTTCCTGCACCTCACATGCTCCGTGCGGCTACGCGGCCAGCACAGCTCAGTACCCGTGTGcagcctgcccacctgcctgg gcCAGGTGCTTTCTAGTCTGGAAGGCCCCCCCATTGGAGGCCGAGTTCTTCTGCGGGACCTCAGTGTCACTCTGGACGTCTTTGTGCTGACCTTGCCCCTGGAAGTGGAGCTTCCCCCGACCTCAGACCCTCAGCACCACCG GTCAACATCTGAGAGCAGTACGTCCTTCCCACGATCCCCAGGGCAACCATCCGATGATGGCCTGGGGCCCCCACTGCCACCTCCAGGAGAAGACAG GCACCCAGGACTATCTAATTTGGCCACACCCCACAGACTGGCTATTGAGACCACCATGAGTGAG ATCCGCTGGTTGCTGGAGGATGAGATGGTGGGGGCACTCCGAAGAGGGGGCCTCCCCCAGAGCCCTGCCCTGCACCGTGCAGCTGCCCACATCCATAGCTCTCTTGGACGCTCCACCTGCCTTCGCCAAACTCTGCCACTGAGCTTTGTGTTCGGGCCAGAGCGTTCCCTCACACAATTCAAGGAG GAGTTCCGCCGCCTCCACCTCCCTGGGCATGTTCTTCTTGAGGACGCTGACAGTGGCTTCTTCTTTGTGGCAGTTGGCCAAGAGCCAGGTGGGTCTCGTGGGGAGCCCCCTTCGGCGGCCTGGGCTTGGCACAGCCAGGAGGACAGGGCGGAAGGCGTTGAAGGGGAG GCCCTGACAGCCAGCCCCCAAGCCCCTGGCTCCCCAGAGGATTCTGAGGGCCCCCTGCTCATCAGTCTGCCCAGCCTGCCCCAGCGAG gGAGCCAGCCTGGGCCCAGCCGGGGACTCAGCCTCATGTCCAGTCAGGGCAGTGTGGACTCAGACCACCTAG GTTACGACGGTGGCAGCAGTGGCTCAGACAGTGAGGGTCCCAGTGAGACCCCAGGTGAGAAGGCCCCCTTCACGCTGCGGACCCCGCCCGGCCCAGCACCTCCACAGCCTTCGCTCGCGGGCCTCCCTGGGCCCTGCCTGCCTGACTTCTGGCTCATCGTCCGGGTGCTGCAGGACCGTGTGGAAGTGTATGCACACGCACG GAGCCTGATTCGGGAGGATGGGGGGCCAGGCACTGAGTGTCGCCACCTGCAGCAGCTCCTGGTGAGGCGAGTTGGGGAGATCTGCAGGGAGGTCAACCAG CGGCTGCTTCTTCAGGACCTTCATGACAGTCACGTGTGTAACTCTCTTCTGGTGGCTGAGAGTGAAGAAGATCTATGGCGCAGCGAGACCCCCTTCCACTCCCGTCAGCGGGTACCACTGCCCAGTGATG ATTACGCTGCTGATGAGAGCTGTGGACCCCGAGGGTACCTAGCAGCCACCATGCAGTTTGTCCCTGGCCATTTCTCCTGTGACGTTGTGTGGGGAACCGTGATTCGAGTCCACTCACGCCTCAAAATGGGGCCCAGCATGGGGGTCTCTCGGG CCATCCAGGCCCTGCGCTCTGTGCTCAATGCCTTCTCCGTGGTGAACCGGAAGAATATGTTTGTTTATCAGGAGCGAGCAACGAAGGCTGTGTACTATCTGCG GCTCCTGGAGACGTCCTGCAGTGAGCGGCCATGGGACGGCGATGCCCTGCCCCCGTCCCTAGCTCTGTCCCGAAGCCAGGAGCCCATCTACTCTGAGGAAGCCTCG GGTCCTCGTTCTCCCCTGGACATGGCCTCCAGCCGAGGTTCAGATGCTGCTCGTCCTGTGGGCCAAGTGGACAGACATATCCAGCTGCTGGTGCATGGCGTAGGGCAGGCAG GTCCCGAGATCACAGATGAGCTGGTGCGGGTTCTGCGTCGGCGCCTGGATGAGGCCACCCTGGACGTCATCACGGTCATGCTCGTTCGGAACTGCAAGCTGACGCCGGCTGACGTGGAg TTCATCCAGCCCCCTGGAAGTCTGCCCTCGGAGGTGCTGCATCTGGCGCTGCCGCCCTCCTGCAGGCCCTGGCTTCCTGCCCTGGCCTGGTACCTGCGGCAGAATCTGCTCATCTTCCTGCACTCCCCCAAGTACACAGACAGCAACAGCCGGAACCACTTCCAG CATCCACTCCCACCACAGGGTGGCCTCCCCGACTTGGACATCTACTTGTACAACAAGCCTGGAGGACAAGGCACTGGGGGCAAAG GGGTCGCCTGCATCACTCTAGCTTTTGTGGATAAGGAGGGAGCCCCCATCTCACTGGCATCATGGCCCCCCTCTTCTCCGGGGCCCCCAGACCCACTGCAGGAGGAGGAATTTGAGCAGCTGACTCAAGTCACTCGCTGCCCAGTCGTGCCGGATAATTCTTCAG CTCCGAACGGGGCCCCACGGCTTCGACTGGATGTGTGGGAAAAGGGGAACATCAGTATCGTGCAGCTGGAGGAGAAGCTCCGAGCAGCAGCTCGCCAGTCCCTGGCTGATGCCATCATGGAGCTCCGGCTGCTGCCAGCTTCACTATGTACAGAGGACACGTCCCCAG GAAGTCTCAAGAGCGGGTCATTGGAAACCAAGAGCCCTGCAGGCCGAGCTAGCATCTTtccccctggccctggccctcgcCCTGGCGAGCCTGTGACACCCCCAAGCAAAGCTGGCCGACGTAGCTTCTGGGATATGCTG AGTAAAACAGAATGTGGGGACTTGGGTTCCCCCAAAACAACTGATGACATTGTCCTGGATCGGCCAGAAGACACTCGGGGCCGGAGGCGTCACAAAACAGAGAGTGTTCGGACTCCCGGTGGGACTGAGCGGGCAGCAGGCCCAGAGTCTGGAGCCCAGAgacaaag ACGCAGgaccacacagctggaggagggtGAGGCGGGCACCCTGCAGCCTGTGTTTGCTCTTGTCGCTCAGCGCTGGATGGAGTTCATGGTTCAGATGG GATGTGCCTCGGTGTCCAGGAGCTCCACTCACATGGTGTCCCGGTTCCTGCTCCCATCTGTCCTGTCTGAATTCACCACTCTGGTCACCTCAATGGCTGGAGACACCAGTGTCCGCATCTTTGAGCAGCATTT GGCTTCTGAGCCAGAGATCTTCAGTCCTTGTTCCCTTGGACAGCTGGGCCCAACTCCCCGCCCGGCAGCTGAGCGGCATCTGCTGCTTCTGGGGAGGAACTTCTCGCAGTGGAGGAGACCCACCCAGCAGG CTGCCAAAGCCGTGCAGCGCTTCGAGCCAGGAGGCGACGGGAGCTTGGGGCGAAATGCTCCCCGGCAGAGATTCTTGCTGCTGGAGGTCATGGACAAGAAG ctgcagctgctgacctacAACTGGGCTCCAGACCTGGGGGCGGCCCTGGGCCGAGCACTGGTTCGCCTCGTGCAGTGGCAGAACGCACGCGCCCATCTCATCTTCTGCCTCCTCAGCCAGAAGCTTGGGCTCTTCCACCACTACGGCCAGTTGGACTTCCCAGTGCGCGACGCAAAGGTGCCTGCTGCTCAG GAGCCAAACCCATTCCTGCTGCCGACCATGGAAGCAGAGACCCTCATCCGGAGTGCAAGCCCCCCTCTGAGCCGCGAGCAGGGACGGCTGAGTGGGTCCTCTCGGGGTGGGGGCCCCCTTGCCCTGGACACATTCCCCTTCGATGAGGCCCTAAGGGATATCACGGCCGCCCGCCCCAGCTCCTCCCTCGGCCCTGTGCCCAGACCGCCCGATCCTGTCACCTACCATGGACAACAGTTCctggagatcaagatggcagagcgcAGAG AACTGGAGCGCCAGATGAAGATGGAGAACCTGTTTGTAACGTGGCAGCAGCGCTCCGCCCCAGCCAGCATGCCCATCAGT GCCGGGGAGCTGGAGACCCTGAAACAGTCGTCTCGCCTGGTGCATTACTGTGCGACGGCACTGCTCTTCGACCCCGCAGCCTGGCTGCATGGGCCCCCAGAGACCTCTGGGCCCCTGGAGGGGCAG CGGCGCCACCGCCCTGAGTCAGGGTCTGGGAGCCGAGAGGCCTCCGCCAGCTGCGACTCCTCGGATGGGCCTCCACCGGGCGCCCGGGAGGAGCCTTGGCTGAAGGAGCTGAGCTTGGCTTTCCTGCAGCAGTACGTGCAGTatctgcagagcatgggctttgtgCTGGTGCCGCTGCGGCCCCCCTCGCCCGCCCGCAG CACCAGCCGGCTGCGGGCCATGGCTATCCTTGGAACAGAAGGTCGGGGTTCCTTCTCCTGCCCGAAAGCCAAGACTGAAGGGAGCCCCAAG agcactggctctccAGTGACCACGTACCACCTGCAGCGGGCACTGCCCGGGGGCATCATCCTCATGGAGCTGGCTTTCCAG GGCTGTTACTTCTGTGTCAAACAGTTTGCCCTGGAATGTTCCCGAATCCCCATGGGGCAAGCTGTCAACTCTCAG ctgTCCATGCTGTTCACGGAGGAGTGTGACAAGGTGCGGGACCTGATGCATGTGCACTCGTTTAGCTACGACTTCCACCTGCGCCTCGTGCACCAGCACGTGCTGGGCGCCCACCTGGTGCTGCGGCACGGCTACCACCTCACCACCTTCCTGCGACACTTCCTGGCCCACCACCCTGATGGGCCCCACTTCGGCCGCAATCACATTTACCAAG GGACCCTGGAGCTCCCCACTCCGCTCATTGCTGCCCACCAGCTGTACAACTACGTGGCCGACCATGCCAGCTCCTACCACATGAAGCCACTACGGATGGCCCGGCCAGGAGGCCCGGAACATAACGAGTACGCCCTGGTGTCGGCGTGGCACAG CTCTGGCTCCTACCTGGACTCTGAGGGACTTCGTCACCAGGACGACTTCGACGTGTCTCTGCTTGTTTGTCACTGTGCCGCACCCTTTGAGGAGCAAGGAGAGGCCGAACGGCACGTTCTGCG gCTGCAGTTCTTCGTGGTGCTCACCAGCCAACGAGAGCTCTTCCCCAGACTCACTGCTGACATGCGCCGGTTCCGGAAGCCGCCCAGACTGCCCCCTGAGCCAGAGGCTCCTGGGAGCTCAGCCGGTAGCCCTGGGGAGGCCTCAGGGGTTGGTCTGGCCCCTGGACCGgctcccctcttccccccactGGCTGCAGAGGTGGGCGTGGCACGGGCACGGCTGGCTCAGCTGGTACGGCTGGCTGGAGGGCATTGCCGTCGGGACACCCTTTGGAAGCGCCTCTTCTTGTTGGAACCACCAGGACCTGATCGGCTGCGACTAGGGGGGCGCCTGGCCCTGGCTGAGCTGGAGGAGCTCCTAGAAGCAGTCCATGCCAAATCCATTGGCGACATCGACCCCCAGCTG GACTGCTTCCTGTCTATGACGGTCTCCTGGTACCAGAGCCTGATCAAGGTTCTCCTGAGCCGCTTTCCCCAGAGCTGTCGCCATTTCCAGAGCCCAGACTTGGGAACTCAGTACCTG GTTGTGCTGAATCAGAAGTTCACTGACTGTTTTGTGCTAGTGTTTCTGGATTCCCACTTGGGAAAGACG TCTCTGACAGTGGTTTTCCGAGAGCCCTTCCCGGTACAGCCCCAGGACAGCGAGAGCCCCCCTGCCCAGCTGGTCTCTACTTACCACCACCTGGAGTCCGTCATCAACACAGCCTGCTTCACCCTCTGGACCCGCCTCCTCTGA